Proteins encoded in a region of the Paramagnetospirillum magneticum AMB-1 genome:
- a CDS encoding phage tail assembly chaperone, with translation MMGIACGVLHWTPPVFWAATPHELFAAIEGYQAANRPADEADDEEIASATQALYQALKAKEEGV, from the coding sequence ATGATGGGCATTGCCTGCGGGGTTCTTCACTGGACCCCGCCGGTTTTCTGGGCAGCAACGCCCCATGAATTATTCGCCGCGATCGAAGGCTATCAGGCCGCCAACCGGCCGGCTGACGAGGCCGACGACGAGGAAATCGCCAGCGCCACCCAGGCGCTTTATCAGGCGCTGAAAGCGAAAGAGGAGGGCGTTTAA
- a CDS encoding excisionase: protein MSSATAPSAAPWPPPTRRSEPCLSISLTVGVATPSTSSIFASRPPIAAWAEQEYGDAKPHANTLYTWVRDGKIYPPAEKHGRTYFVRHDAVYSPCGRPTPSLIERINARKAP, encoded by the coding sequence ATGTCCTCGGCTACGGCGCCATCGGCGGCGCCCTGGCCGCCCCCGACGAGGAGGTCTGAACCATGCCTCAGCATATCATTGACCGTTGGCGTCGCCACGCCCTCGACATCGTCAATATTCGCGTCCCGGCCACCAATAGCCGCATGGGCCGAGCAGGAGTATGGCGACGCCAAGCCGCACGCAAATACGCTCTACACCTGGGTCCGAGATGGCAAAATATACCCACCGGCCGAGAAGCACGGTCGGACCTATTTTGTGCGCCACGATGCGGTGTATAGTCCTTGCGGACGCCCCACCCCATCGTTGATCGAGCGCATCAATGCCCGGAAAGCGCCGTAA
- a CDS encoding zf-TFIIB domain-containing protein, with protein sequence MSNIQRSGVEIDICPQCRGVWLDRGELEKLLEPVREYVSNEASVPPVRQGGFASGGALSAWGHAASGPVADQWGRPQADGDHHREHGYDVKHGHGGHHGPHRKTGMRGLLDIFD encoded by the coding sequence ATGAGCAACATCCAGCGTTCCGGCGTGGAGATCGATATCTGCCCGCAATGCCGCGGTGTTTGGCTCGATCGCGGTGAATTGGAGAAACTGCTGGAACCGGTGCGGGAGTATGTGTCCAACGAAGCCTCTGTTCCCCCGGTCCGGCAGGGAGGCTTCGCCTCTGGAGGCGCTCTATCGGCCTGGGGCCATGCGGCCTCTGGTCCGGTGGCGGATCAATGGGGGCGTCCGCAGGCTGACGGAGACCATCACCGTGAGCATGGATACGACGTAAAACATGGGCATGGCGGGCACCATGGTCCTCACCGCAAGACCGGGATGCGTGGTCTCCTCGATATCTTCGACTGA
- a CDS encoding gene transfer agent family protein: protein MIVANAARGEVVVALAGTDHLLRPTHDAISMIEALTGLGLVGVARRLLDPNGAALRDVSFVIAAGLTGAGSTLKFDDVPRLVFETGILKVLPAAQAFVLAALNGGQEAKPSGEAGPADGKSSPSVG from the coding sequence ATGATCGTCGCAAACGCCGCCCGCGGCGAGGTGGTCGTTGCCCTGGCGGGCACCGATCACCTTTTGCGCCCCACCCACGACGCAATCTCGATGATCGAGGCGCTGACCGGCCTCGGCCTGGTCGGCGTCGCTCGTCGCCTGCTCGACCCCAACGGCGCCGCCTTGCGCGATGTCTCGTTTGTGATTGCGGCGGGCCTGACGGGGGCAGGCAGCACCCTCAAATTTGACGACGTGCCCCGCCTGGTCTTTGAGACGGGCATCCTAAAGGTTTTGCCGGCTGCACAGGCGTTTGTCCTGGCGGCGCTCAACGGCGGCCAGGAGGCCAAGCCGTCGGGGGAAGCCGGGCCGGCGGACGGGAAGAGTTCCCCCTCCGTCGGATGA
- a CDS encoding DNA polymerase produces the protein MHLSITPVENEPRIHDLALAEALEYARPVTIRDLIKRHLTSLEALGTVRTMRTVNRGQEATEYYLNKAQAIFITTQAGTAKAVDVTVEVVKRFDEYESGKRLPAAHTKAAVRQMLAGDIEGAARQAVEIRAEAAKASTAKLTAMVKCACDDGRARGLHLVYGAGTGRWAGRLIQLQNLPRGSVKKADLAIPLIIDGDIDLVSMLFGPPLDVISSNLRGCLIPAEGCDFIQSDFSNIEGRITAWLANEEWKIQAFRDFDAGTGRDLYLIGAEKILTLLKVPYAHPLNENSQERTPYGKVPELALGFGGGVGAFQSMAAIYGMKVTDEEADQIKVAWREAHPRVVALWRNMEDAAFNAISNPGRVVSTAGGRIKYVVKGGFLWMVLPSGRPLAYAHPRIEKRRPAWNIGQDEIKLKDTITFMSVNSITRKWERCTTYGGSLAENAIQAIARDLLANALLKLEAAGYPVVIHVHDEALAEIRKGVGSVDEFKSIMCDTPAWAAGLPVAAAGWRGSRYRK, from the coding sequence ATGCACCTTTCAATCACTCCCGTCGAAAATGAGCCCCGTATCCACGACCTCGCTCTGGCCGAGGCGCTGGAATACGCCCGCCCGGTCACGATCCGTGACCTGATCAAACGCCACCTAACCAGCCTGGAAGCGTTGGGCACTGTCCGCACCATGCGGACAGTGAACCGGGGGCAGGAAGCCACCGAGTACTATCTCAACAAAGCCCAGGCCATTTTCATCACCACCCAGGCCGGGACCGCCAAGGCCGTTGACGTCACCGTCGAAGTGGTCAAGCGGTTCGACGAGTACGAGAGCGGCAAGCGCCTCCCCGCTGCCCACACCAAGGCCGCCGTGCGCCAAATGCTGGCCGGTGACATCGAGGGCGCCGCCCGCCAGGCCGTCGAAATCCGAGCCGAGGCGGCCAAGGCCAGCACCGCCAAACTGACCGCGATGGTCAAGTGCGCCTGTGATGACGGCCGAGCCCGCGGTTTACATCTTGTTTATGGCGCGGGCACCGGGCGTTGGGCCGGGCGGTTAATACAATTGCAGAATCTGCCAAGGGGCTCGGTCAAGAAAGCCGACCTCGCCATCCCGTTGATCATCGACGGCGACATCGACCTCGTTTCGATGCTGTTCGGGCCGCCCTTGGATGTCATCTCGTCCAATCTGCGCGGGTGCCTGATCCCGGCCGAGGGCTGCGACTTCATCCAAAGCGATTTCAGCAACATCGAGGGGCGCATCACCGCTTGGCTGGCGAACGAGGAATGGAAAATCCAAGCCTTCCGCGACTTCGATGCCGGCACCGGCCGCGATCTGTACCTGATCGGAGCCGAGAAGATTTTGACCCTGCTCAAAGTGCCCTATGCACACCCTTTAAACGAGAATAGTCAAGAGCGTACACCCTATGGTAAGGTTCCCGAGCTCGCCCTCGGATTCGGGGGCGGTGTAGGGGCGTTCCAGTCCATGGCCGCCATCTACGGCATGAAGGTCACCGACGAGGAGGCCGACCAGATCAAGGTCGCCTGGCGCGAGGCGCACCCTCGGGTCGTCGCCCTCTGGCGCAACATGGAAGACGCCGCCTTTAACGCCATCTCCAACCCTGGCCGGGTGGTCAGCACCGCGGGCGGGCGGATTAAGTACGTCGTCAAGGGCGGGTTCCTGTGGATGGTGCTCCCGTCGGGCCGCCCGCTGGCATACGCCCACCCGCGCATCGAGAAGCGGCGCCCGGCCTGGAACATTGGCCAGGACGAGATCAAGCTCAAAGACACCATCACGTTCATGTCGGTGAACAGCATCACCCGGAAATGGGAACGATGCACGACATACGGCGGCTCGCTCGCGGAAAATGCAATCCAGGCGATTGCCCGCGATCTGTTGGCAAACGCCCTGCTCAAGCTGGAAGCGGCCGGCTATCCGGTCGTCATCCATGTTCACGACGAGGCGCTGGCCGAGATCCGCAAGGGCGTCGGCAGCGTCGACGAGTTCAAATCAATCATGTGCGACACGCCCGCTTGGGCCGCCGGGCTCCCGGTGGCTGCGGCTGGCTGGCGCGGTTCGAGGTATCGGAAATGA
- a CDS encoding helix-turn-helix domain-containing protein, with protein MTLARFMELAGMTEEALAALVGVTQPAVSKWKHGRAIPRPAQMAKIVAATEGAVTPADFFHGEAA; from the coding sequence ATGACGTTGGCAAGGTTCATGGAACTGGCGGGGATGACCGAAGAGGCGCTCGCGGCCCTGGTCGGCGTCACCCAGCCCGCCGTCAGCAAATGGAAGCATGGCCGCGCCATCCCGCGCCCTGCCCAGATGGCCAAGATCGTCGCCGCCACCGAGGGCGCCGTTACCCCGGCCGACTTTTTCCACGGCGAGGCCGCCTAA
- a CDS encoding GapR family DNA-binding domain-containing protein — MTDDATALGGNAAEILRSFAERINRLDEEAKAALEEHVKPIKDAIKDVFSEAASEGFDKAVLREALRRQRLDESFRAEVETYEAALLRELLS, encoded by the coding sequence ATGACCGACGACGCCACCGCTCTGGGCGGAAATGCCGCCGAAATCCTCCGGTCCTTCGCCGAGCGGATCAACCGTCTCGACGAGGAGGCCAAGGCCGCCCTCGAGGAACACGTCAAACCGATCAAGGACGCGATCAAGGACGTGTTCAGCGAGGCCGCGTCGGAAGGCTTCGACAAGGCGGTGCTGCGCGAAGCTCTGCGCCGCCAGCGTCTCGACGAAAGCTTTCGGGCCGAGGTCGAGACGTACGAGGCCGCCTTGCTCCGTGAATTGCTGTCTTAG
- a CDS encoding DUF2800 domain-containing protein, translating into MNAPLVPIDKSGHVEHGFSSYSRYAACPGSIRECRKAPPEKPSPYAEEGTDAHECGEIGLRQGIDAIELIDRKVGGSIVDEDMAAAVQVYLDFCRSQIEDGDIVFVELPVDLAPLNPPVPLRSRLDFARYRPSTKALLVTDYKHGQGVAVEVHGNGQLRGYALGACVELDKLGHVVSEVQIAIVQPRAYHEDGPIRFEVISAFELFEWSVDLFDVINRTLEPDAPLVAGDHCRFCKAKPVCPEMERMALTTAEAQFTDTTITVPPAPSSMTPARIGQVLNAAEIIEGWLKSVREHAHASLEQGVEIPGWKLVPKRAQRKWADDDLASDALLTAGLPILDIYARKIISPAAAEKLLGKQKDAIKHLVVAESSGTTLAPAGDKRQAVAGGAAADFTSLE; encoded by the coding sequence ATGAACGCCCCCTTGGTTCCGATCGACAAGTCGGGACACGTCGAGCACGGTTTCTCGTCGTATAGCCGCTATGCCGCGTGCCCTGGGTCAATCCGCGAGTGCCGCAAGGCCCCGCCGGAAAAGCCCAGCCCGTATGCGGAGGAGGGCACCGACGCGCACGAATGCGGCGAGATCGGCTTGCGCCAGGGTATCGACGCGATCGAGCTCATTGACCGCAAGGTCGGCGGGTCAATCGTCGACGAGGACATGGCCGCGGCCGTACAGGTTTACCTCGATTTCTGTCGCTCGCAGATCGAAGACGGCGACATCGTTTTCGTCGAACTGCCCGTCGACCTGGCACCCCTCAACCCGCCGGTGCCGCTGCGCAGCCGGTTGGATTTTGCTCGCTATCGTCCGAGCACCAAGGCCCTGTTGGTCACCGATTACAAGCACGGCCAGGGCGTCGCGGTCGAAGTCCACGGCAACGGCCAGCTCCGCGGATATGCCCTCGGCGCCTGCGTCGAGCTCGATAAGCTCGGCCACGTCGTCTCCGAAGTGCAGATCGCCATTGTGCAGCCGCGGGCCTACCACGAAGACGGCCCCATCCGCTTCGAGGTTATTTCGGCATTCGAGCTCTTTGAATGGTCGGTCGATCTGTTCGACGTGATCAATCGCACGCTCGAGCCCGACGCCCCATTGGTGGCGGGCGACCATTGCCGGTTCTGCAAGGCCAAGCCGGTGTGCCCCGAAATGGAACGCATGGCCCTGACCACGGCCGAGGCCCAATTCACTGACACCACGATCACCGTGCCCCCGGCGCCCTCGTCCATGACCCCGGCCCGGATCGGCCAGGTGCTTAACGCCGCCGAGATCATCGAGGGTTGGCTCAAGAGTGTGCGCGAGCACGCCCATGCCTCGCTCGAGCAGGGCGTCGAAATCCCCGGATGGAAGCTCGTTCCGAAGCGTGCCCAGCGCAAATGGGCCGACGATGACCTGGCGTCCGACGCCCTGCTCACGGCCGGGTTGCCCATCCTCGACATATACGCCCGCAAGATCATCTCGCCCGCCGCTGCTGAGAAGCTTCTCGGCAAGCAAAAGGACGCGATCAAGCACTTGGTCGTCGCCGAAAGCTCGGGAACGACCTTGGCCCCGGCTGGCGATAAGCGCCAGGCCGTCGCTGGCGGCGCTGCCGCCGACTTCACTTCGCTCGAATAG
- a CDS encoding IS3 family transposase (programmed frameshift) produces MSKRRNHDAAFKARVALEALKGERTVSELASAYGVHPTMIHQWKKSLLDGAAEIFERGAKKKAEVDEDTVRSLHAKIGELAVANDFLFSKAQAVDRQVRRTMIEPKHPALSIGAQCHLLSIARSSFYYEPLGETEANLELMRLIDRQFLETPFYGVRQMAWHLQNEGHPVNVKRVRRLMRLMGLMPIYQKPNTSKPAKGHKTYPYLLRGLRIDRPNQVWCADITYLPMRRGFLYLIAIMDWATRKVLAWRISNTLEADFCVEVLNEAILRFGPPEIMNTDQGSQFTSFAWIDRLKRAGTRISMDGKGRCIDNVFIERLWRSLKYECVYLHAWETGSQARAGIGPWITFYNHKRPHAAHGGRTPAVVYWNTINQTDQQARRVA; encoded by the exons ATGTCGAAGCGCAGGAACCATGACGCGGCCTTCAAGGCGCGTGTCGCCCTTGAGGCGCTGAAGGGCGAGCGGACGGTATCGGAATTGGCGTCGGCCTATGGCGTCCATCCGACCATGATCCATCAATGGAAGAAGTCCCTGCTGGACGGGGCGGCGGAGATCTTCGAACGCGGGGCCAAGAAGAAGGCCGAGGTGGACGAGGATACGGTGCGATCCCTGCACGCCAAGATCGGGGAGCTGGCCGTGGCCAACGATTTTTTGT TCTCGAAAGCTCAAGCCGTGGACCGGCAAGTGAGGCGGACCATGATCGAGCCCAAACACCCGGCGCTGTCGATCGGCGCCCAGTGCCACCTGCTGTCCATTGCGCGATCATCGTTCTATTACGAGCCCTTGGGCGAGACGGAGGCAAACCTGGAGCTGATGCGGTTGATCGACCGCCAATTCCTGGAAACGCCGTTCTATGGTGTCCGTCAGATGGCTTGGCATCTCCAGAACGAGGGCCACCCGGTCAACGTCAAGCGCGTCCGGCGGCTGATGCGGCTCATGGGCCTGATGCCGATCTACCAGAAGCCCAACACCAGCAAGCCCGCCAAGGGCCACAAGACCTATCCCTACCTGCTGCGGGGCCTGCGGATCGACCGGCCCAATCAGGTCTGGTGCGCCGACATCACCTATCTGCCCATGCGCCGGGGATTCCTTTATCTGATCGCCATCATGGACTGGGCCACCCGGAAAGTGCTGGCCTGGCGCATCTCCAACACGCTCGAGGCCGACTTCTGCGTCGAGGTGCTCAACGAGGCCATCCTGCGCTTCGGCCCGCCGGAGATCATGAACACCGACCAGGGCAGCCAGTTTACATCCTTCGCCTGGATCGACCGGCTGAAGCGGGCCGGAACCCGCATCTCCATGGACGGCAAGGGCCGTTGCATCGACAACGTCTTTATCGAGCGCCTGTGGCGGTCCCTAAAATACGAATGCGTCTATCTCCATGCCTGGGAAACCGGCTCGCAAGCAAGGGCCGGGATCGGACCCTGGATCACCTTCTACAACCACAAACGGCCCCACGCCGCCCATGGCGGAAGGACCCCCGCCGTGGTCTACTGGAACACCATCAACCAAACCGATCAGCAGGCCCGGAGAGTAGCTTAA
- a CDS encoding phage integrase Arm DNA-binding domain-containing protein, whose product MARRRSIKRRGWPENLYETRGYFIWRNPIDGKKHGLGRDKASASLQAIEANLHIAGMLTKSRLIDRVLGGDDQSVAAWCGRYAKILEDRTLADETRREFSRRIGKIKETLGSHQVDKVTTKHIADFLRPWTDDGKKRMAQAMRSLMLDMFREAVAAGWAKQNPVAVTRAPRVAVARARLTLDMFVAIHAVALRDQSPWVGRSMELALVTAQRREDVALMGRKDMREGRLWITQEKTGARVSIPADLRLQAVNWSVGDVIQRCHDKILAPTFVHHSAHPCVLNPVTVGRARGYEIVIICPGMHGRRNRHAGPRRSRR is encoded by the coding sequence GTGGCACGGCGGCGGAGCATTAAGCGCAGGGGATGGCCGGAAAATCTCTATGAGACACGCGGCTATTTCATCTGGCGGAATCCCATCGACGGTAAGAAGCATGGCCTTGGCCGCGATAAGGCTAGTGCCAGCCTTCAAGCCATCGAAGCTAATTTGCATATTGCCGGGATGCTGACCAAGTCGCGCCTGATCGACCGGGTTCTGGGCGGCGATGATCAGTCGGTGGCCGCTTGGTGTGGGCGCTACGCCAAGATTCTCGAAGACCGAACTCTGGCTGACGAGACCCGCCGTGAGTTCAGCAGGCGGATCGGTAAAATCAAGGAGACGCTTGGCAGCCATCAGGTTGACAAGGTGACCACCAAGCACATTGCGGATTTTCTTCGGCCGTGGACCGACGACGGGAAAAAGCGGATGGCCCAGGCCATGCGCTCCCTGATGCTGGACATGTTCCGTGAAGCTGTCGCCGCCGGTTGGGCAAAACAAAATCCGGTGGCGGTGACCAGGGCGCCGAGGGTGGCCGTTGCGCGCGCCCGCCTGACGCTCGACATGTTCGTCGCCATTCACGCGGTTGCCTTGCGCGATCAATCCCCTTGGGTGGGACGCAGCATGGAGTTGGCCCTGGTCACGGCCCAGAGACGCGAGGATGTTGCCCTGATGGGGCGCAAGGATATGCGTGAGGGACGGCTCTGGATCACCCAGGAAAAGACCGGCGCCAGGGTGTCCATTCCGGCCGATCTGCGGCTCCAGGCGGTCAACTGGTCGGTGGGGGATGTGATCCAGCGGTGCCACGACAAGATCTTGGCTCCCACCTTCGTGCATCACTCCGCCCACCCGTGCGTCTTGAACCCGGTTACGGTCGGAAGGGCGAGGGGGTATGAGATCGTCATTATCTGCCCCGGAATGCACGGGCGACGGAACCGCCACGCTGGGCCGCGTCGGTCACGGCGTTGA
- a CDS encoding DUF6378 domain-containing protein → MSSPLDLLRDAQLVITARHLEYGDFRDSFDRLAALWSAYLGTKISPPQAADLLMLLKINRLSFDPLHADSRRDVLGYGAIGGALAAPDEEV, encoded by the coding sequence ATGAGCTCGCCTCTCGATCTGCTCCGCGACGCCCAACTCGTCATTACCGCTCGGCATCTCGAGTATGGCGATTTCCGCGACAGCTTCGACCGCCTGGCGGCCCTGTGGTCGGCCTATCTCGGCACCAAGATCAGCCCGCCCCAGGCCGCCGATCTGTTGATGCTGCTCAAGATCAATCGGTTGAGCTTCGACCCGTTGCATGCCGACAGCCGCCGCGATGTCCTCGGCTACGGCGCCATCGGCGGCGCCCTGGCCGCCCCCGACGAGGAGGTCTGA
- a CDS encoding LexA family transcriptional regulator, with protein sequence MPPKTPTLADIRRTTDFRQQDVAEELRTSQPHYAMVERGLRSAPEDWTPILAKMWDVTEDEIELALIETYRQGAPRRKEETAKRRDRPVDPAIAGNPLQFIHKLMHQPTTPSPQIPIRAVGRAGPAQEAFIGDGPVDWTERPAFLRGVDAYGVYVAGTSMVPRYRPGQLVFVDPHRPPVNGQGVVVVRYDNAVLIKEFVGYGLDHDEDVVILREYAPVDREFAVFGSEITAIHVIVGTKDA encoded by the coding sequence ATGCCGCCCAAAACGCCCACGCTCGCCGACATTCGCAGAACGACCGACTTCCGGCAGCAAGATGTCGCGGAGGAGCTACGCACCAGCCAGCCGCACTACGCCATGGTCGAAAGGGGGCTGCGCTCGGCGCCGGAAGACTGGACACCGATCTTGGCTAAAATGTGGGATGTCACCGAGGACGAGATAGAGCTCGCCCTCATCGAGACATACCGGCAGGGCGCCCCGCGCAGAAAAGAAGAAACGGCCAAACGTCGAGACAGGCCAGTAGACCCCGCCATAGCGGGCAACCCATTGCAGTTTATACACAAACTGATGCACCAGCCCACCACTCCGTCGCCCCAGATACCCATACGGGCCGTCGGGCGTGCAGGCCCAGCGCAAGAGGCGTTCATCGGCGACGGCCCTGTGGACTGGACAGAGCGGCCAGCGTTTTTGCGGGGAGTCGACGCATACGGCGTGTATGTCGCCGGCACGAGCATGGTGCCGCGGTATCGCCCCGGCCAGCTTGTATTCGTCGACCCACACCGCCCCCCGGTTAACGGCCAGGGTGTGGTCGTCGTGCGCTATGATAACGCCGTGCTTATCAAGGAATTTGTCGGCTATGGGCTCGACCACGACGAGGACGTGGTCATTCTGCGCGAGTACGCCCCTGTTGATCGGGAATTTGCGGTATTCGGATCGGAAATAACGGCAATCCACGTCATCGTCGGAACCAAGGACGCTTAA
- a CDS encoding RusA family crossover junction endodeoxyribonuclease, whose protein sequence is MVVVVTIPGEVTGKGRPRIWNGRAVTPAKTRSKEGVIASLAMDAMGGCDPLTGPVLVTIEAVLPVATSWSKKRRAAALDGTEQPTKKPDLDNVVKLVLDAVNGIVFADDAQITHIIASKRYGVFAQTTLTVVPS, encoded by the coding sequence ATGGTCGTCGTCGTCACCATCCCCGGCGAAGTCACCGGCAAGGGCCGCCCGCGCATCTGGAACGGCCGGGCCGTCACGCCCGCCAAGACCCGGAGCAAAGAGGGCGTGATCGCCTCGCTGGCCATGGACGCCATGGGCGGTTGCGACCCGCTCACCGGGCCGGTGCTGGTGACGATTGAGGCGGTGTTGCCCGTAGCCACGTCGTGGTCAAAAAAGCGCCGCGCCGCCGCTCTCGACGGGACCGAGCAGCCCACGAAAAAGCCCGACCTCGACAACGTGGTCAAGCTGGTACTCGACGCCGTCAACGGCATCGTCTTCGCCGACGACGCCCAGATCACCCACATCATCGCGTCGAAGCGTTACGGCGTCTTCGCCCAGACCACCTTGACCGTGGTGCCGTCATGA
- a CDS encoding bifunctional DNA primase/polymerase, with protein sequence MTDTINMLDHALALAAKGFKVFPLQPNGKLPIWEGWPDRATTDAATIRGWWSDPLTGGSKPYNVGVCTSGLLVTDPDAKGGKPGLVNWEINDAIFGTPDHPVTITPTGGQHHFFKLPAGINPETVGNIADSAKRESPLGKGIDARSWHGFVVGAGSVIDGVPYRWQAEAASVADLPDAPDWIIDKCKRQVVERPDTAETPEGLTLDTPAALHRATWYLQHEAPEAVEGDGGDSTAFSVACHVRDYGVSREMALELLLDHWNDRCCPPWSPEDLELKVGNAYKYAREQIGCASAETQFEPLPDQAEAIDVPIERAGSTAKKRKFLRLKDMREIPTQSWVVKRVLLATGLMGLCGASSSGKSFAALDWGLCIAYGIPWHGIKVTQRDVIYVAAEGAVGLTKRIMAWRKAHFLDGPEHDDAPFFVLPTAVNLLDSDPNIQGLISEIKEHCPDPGLIVIDIDLMPAGALTALP encoded by the coding sequence ATGACCGACACGATCAACATGCTCGACCACGCCCTGGCGCTCGCCGCCAAGGGGTTCAAGGTCTTCCCGCTCCAACCCAATGGCAAGCTTCCGATCTGGGAGGGCTGGCCCGACCGGGCGACCACCGACGCCGCCACGATACGCGGCTGGTGGTCCGACCCGCTGACCGGCGGTTCCAAGCCGTACAATGTGGGCGTTTGCACCAGCGGATTGTTGGTGACCGACCCCGACGCCAAGGGCGGCAAGCCCGGCCTGGTGAATTGGGAGATCAACGACGCCATTTTCGGGACGCCCGACCATCCCGTCACCATTACGCCTACCGGCGGCCAGCATCATTTTTTCAAGCTGCCAGCGGGCATCAACCCGGAGACGGTCGGCAATATCGCAGACAGCGCCAAGCGCGAAAGCCCGCTGGGCAAGGGCATCGACGCCCGATCGTGGCATGGCTTCGTCGTCGGCGCCGGCAGCGTGATCGACGGTGTGCCCTATCGTTGGCAGGCCGAGGCGGCCAGCGTCGCCGATTTGCCGGATGCGCCCGACTGGATCATCGACAAGTGCAAGCGCCAGGTCGTCGAGCGCCCCGACACCGCCGAGACGCCCGAGGGTTTGACGCTGGACACGCCGGCGGCGCTGCACCGGGCAACGTGGTATCTCCAGCATGAGGCGCCCGAGGCCGTCGAGGGCGATGGCGGCGACAGCACCGCTTTCAGCGTGGCGTGTCATGTTCGTGATTATGGCGTCAGCCGCGAAATGGCCCTCGAGCTCTTGCTCGACCATTGGAACGATCGGTGCTGCCCGCCCTGGTCGCCGGAAGACCTCGAGCTCAAGGTCGGCAATGCATACAAGTACGCCCGCGAGCAGATCGGTTGCGCCTCGGCCGAAACGCAATTCGAGCCGCTGCCCGACCAGGCCGAGGCGATAGACGTGCCTATCGAGCGGGCGGGCAGCACGGCAAAGAAACGGAAGTTTCTTCGGCTCAAGGACATGCGCGAAATCCCAACCCAGTCGTGGGTGGTAAAGCGGGTGTTGTTGGCCACGGGGTTGATGGGCCTTTGCGGCGCCTCGTCCAGCGGCAAGTCGTTCGCGGCGCTGGATTGGGGGCTTTGCATCGCCTACGGCATCCCGTGGCACGGCATCAAGGTCACCCAACGCGACGTGATCTATGTGGCGGCCGAGGGCGCGGTCGGGCTGACCAAGCGCATCATGGCCTGGCGCAAGGCGCACTTCCTCGACGGCCCCGAGCACGACGACGCCCCGTTCTTCGTACTGCCTACCGCGGTCAATCTGCTCGACAGCGACCCCAATATCCAAGGGCTGATTTCCGAGATCAAGGAACACTGCCCCGACCCTGGTTTGATCGTGATCGACATCGACCTGATGCCCGCCGGTGCTCTGACGGCGCTGCCCTGA
- a CDS encoding DUF2815 family protein, whose amino-acid sequence MADKYTYSATAKTPLVRAAFFRGVEPEVRTNDKGVTEKTWGLTAIAPAGSDLTGVKAAIVEAATKMWGSTAGDKLKHPKFKSPLKDGATQVDKEGKLYAGFEAGQTTFKLSTKSRKPGLVDRKVRAIIDEQGTTLVDKANGLHEIVAENEVYSGCWFLATFSAMAYDRDDGFGVSLKLENLQLVKQDERLGGGGAPAAEDQFGALADAGGDDLADLLS is encoded by the coding sequence ATGGCTGACAAGTACACCTATTCCGCCACCGCCAAGACGCCCCTCGTTCGCGCCGCCTTCTTTCGCGGCGTCGAGCCCGAGGTCCGCACCAACGACAAGGGCGTCACCGAAAAGACCTGGGGCCTGACCGCCATCGCCCCGGCTGGCTCCGATCTGACGGGCGTCAAGGCCGCCATCGTCGAGGCCGCCACCAAGATGTGGGGCAGCACCGCCGGCGACAAGCTCAAGCATCCCAAGTTCAAGTCGCCGCTCAAGGACGGCGCGACCCAGGTCGACAAGGAGGGCAAGCTCTACGCCGGTTTCGAGGCGGGGCAGACCACTTTCAAGCTGTCGACCAAGTCCCGCAAGCCGGGCCTCGTCGACCGCAAGGTGCGGGCCATCATCGACGAGCAGGGCACGACCCTGGTCGATAAGGCCAACGGCCTGCACGAGATCGTCGCCGAAAACGAGGTCTATTCCGGGTGCTGGTTCCTGGCCACGTTCTCGGCCATGGCCTATGACCGCGACGACGGTTTCGGCGTCTCGCTCAAGCTGGAAAATCTCCAGTTGGTCAAACAGGACGAGCGCCTGGGCGGCGGTGGTGCCCCGGCGGCCGAGGACCAGTTTGGTGCCCTGGCCGATGCTGGCGGTGACGACCTCGCCGACCTGTTGTCGTAA